The DNA segment CGTGGACAGGATGTGAGCCAGAGCTTGTGTCCAGGGGGTCTATGGACTCCCTCCCTGCTGCTGAATACCTGTCAGGACGGGCTTGTCTCCAGGCCTCTGAGCCCCTCATCTCGGGGACCGTCAGTACTGTGGGGCTCAGAGGAAGGAGCACCCTCCCATCGGTGGGCTGGCCACAGCCTGGACGAGGCAGGATGAGGAGCCTGTGTCCGGGTGAGGAAAGCCGGCTCTGGAAGAGCCCTCCCAGTTGCCTAGGTAACAGTGAGCAGCACAGGGCCCCTCCAGGGTTGCTGTGGGACATGCCTGTCCCCACCCCATTCCTCAGGCTGCCTCCTGGGGGGTTCCTAGGGGAGGTGAAGTGAGGGCCACACAGTTAACACGGGTCCCCAGGGAGCTGCCTGCCTGGTGGGAGAGCCCAATGAGCCCCTGGGCTCCATCCAGGTGCTAGAGGCAATTTGTGGAGGTACCAAAGGCCTGTGTGCATGTGGGGCTGTTGGGGAAGGGAGCCCCATGACTTTGGGGTCATTACTGTTCCAGGACTTCCTGGCAGGCTTGGCATGCAAAGTCCCCAAGAAGCCCTTTTGGGTGGATCTGAGCCCCCCAGCTTTACCCAGGAGAAGTCCAGAAGCAGATGCCAGTCTTGGTCCTCAGTCCATTCTCAAGGGACATCTACTGTGAGGGACAGTCCCCAGACGCTGAGAACGCCCACTGGTGAGGCTccagctgccccccacctcctgctctggGGCCCCCTTCCAGTGGGCATGTGCTCTGTATGTCTGTGAGAGGCCTCCTGTCTGCTGCTTGAATGTCCTGGGCATGCAGAGAGGAACTCACAAGTCGGGTCCAGGTTCCCAGAGGTGAGGCTTCAGAGGAAGTGGTGGATGGGACATAGAGAACGCCTCAGAAGCTCACCTCCCTCCCGGAAAGCAGGTGAGCTTGGGGAGCCAGGGGGCATTAGACCCCCTGCCAGAGTCCCCCACGGAAGGAGGATGTCCTAAGGCTGGAGAGGGGCAGTCTTTCCTGTTCCTCAGGACATTCTGGGGCTGTAGAAACCCTGGAGGCTGCCCAGGGCCTGTCCTGCCCTCCTCCTGTGCCCTCAGGCCATGGGGaaggatagagagggagagagcagggtcCCATGAGGCTGGCCAGGCCACTGCAGGGACAGGCTCTCGGCTCCAACCAGCCACGGCCTGTTTGGGCTTTCTGTGCACCGTGCAAGGAGCTGTCAGGTGGGTGGCAACAATGATCTGGAGCCTAGGGTCCCTGACAGAAGGGGTGCCTGCCCATTTCTTAGCCCTCTGCCCCAGACTTTATGACAGCAACAAAGAATACAAGTGCTGCCTGGGGTCTGCTCAGAAGGCCTTCAGGCAAGGCAGGGAAGGGTTGCTTGTTTGGCCAGCGCTGCCAAACCTGGGCAGAGAGGCGGGTGGCGTTGTGGGGGCCAGAGTCGGCCGAGGACCAGGGTGCTCCAGCTCTGGCAGCCGGCCTGCCCTCTGTCAAGATgctggaggaggggggcaggggaggagaccACACAGGACTGTGGGCAGGTCGTGCTggctctcccctccttcctctcccggCGCCTTTACTGTCCAGCCAGGGTCTGGTGCAGAGGGAGTGCCCTCACTGACGGCCAGAGGGCAGGGACCGTGCTTCCACCTACGGGCAGCTTTGCTGGTGTGAGGAGCTTCTTGTCTGCCCGGCTGTGTGCCCCGGCCCAGCACAGGAAGGCCAGTGTTTGTGATGCCCACAGGGGGTGCTGAATGGATGCAGACACTGGAGAGAGGGCAGTCCAGAGGCCAGAACTGGGCCGTGGTCACACTCTCAAAACCCTAAATTACCCTTGCAAGTCAGcttcttgggggggaggggtggaatcCTCCTGACCCCAAGTCTGTACCTTCTCGTGATGTGTGTGCTCAGGCTCAGCTGCCCACCTGCATCCACCTGCACCCAATTCCCAGGGCGCCAGGTGCCTGGTGCTCTGACCCCAGGCCCAGGAACCAGCTGCTTGCACTTACAATTAAAAAGGAAGTCAGACACAAAACCCCTGTGCCCTTCAGGCCATGCCAGGAATAGTCACGAGGTGTGATATTTTGAAAACATGAGGTCGATGTCAAAGAGTGTGGCTCAGCCCTCCACCCAGACCTCTGGCGCCCTGGCTGCCGTATTTTGGTGCCTGAACCTTTTTAGCCTGCAGAACATGCCACTTCCAAGGAGGTTTGGACTGAAAAACCATCAGGCAGCAGCCTATTCTTATCAGCTGTGCAGGGGCACAGGGTGTgcctgggggggcctggggggggctgGTCTTTGCTCCCCCTGCGCCATGCGACTGAACCGCTCACACCCAGACTCGCCTCTGCGTATGGCCCAGTTCTCATCCACCTTCTCCAATGCCCTGGAAACATCTGCCACAGTGTATGGATTCTCTGTTGACCCCGAGCTGGGTGTCAGGCCCCGCTGCCCATGCTCTGGGTACCCCCAGGCCTGTCACCCTGGGAAGTCAGACTCATGGTGCCTGGAGTGCAGGTGAGGAGACTGCACCCTAAGAGTTAAGGGTGTTACAGAACTGATGTAGAGACCAGTACCCCTGCCCTGGCTCTGAAGTCCAGGGTACTGCTTTGGGGCTTCAGGGACGGTGGCTGGCCCTCAAAATGGTGGGGCCTGTCTCTTCATTATACTGGGCCTGTTTCCCAGCCCCGAGCAGGATAGGGTTCCTCGAGCAAGAGCCAGATGACCCTTCCCCATTCCCCCTGCAGCTCAAGGATCTAGGGTCCCACAGCCTGGGTCATCCCCCAGTGAGGTAGAGGCTCCCCATGCCTGCAGGCTGGGGTCTGGCTGCCTATTCCTGTCCCACCACCTGCCGGGTGGCCAGGCGGGGTGGGTTCCAGGGGCAAGACCCCAGCTATTTCTAGTGCCTTCTGCTCCAAAGCTGCGGTAAACACCGTGTCCCAGCCTCTCTCAGCCTAGAGACCTCCCCTCCCAATTGGCACGGCCAGGACTGCGGCTGTCACATGTCCCAGCGAGACCTGGAGGAGAATCTGTGACATTTCCTGCAGACTGTCCTCCTCCTGCCGCAGAAATCCCAGCTCCCTGACAAAGCGAGTCCTCCCCAGAGCTGGGTGTCTGGACCAGGCCACGCTCAGGGGCTGCAGTGCGACAAGGCCCAACCCCAGGCCCTGTGCATCCCCAGGCTGCCACCACTACCACCGGCAGCGCTCCACACGGTGCCTAGCTGCAAGTGCTGGCTCCGCGCTTGGTAACCCCTATTTTGCATATGTACCTTAATGCATTAGCATTTCAGGATTTATCTAGACAGCCCAGGCAACATCCTGCAGGCGCTAGTCCCAGGGGCTGgatgctggggagggggtggactGCGGTGTGCGGCTGTCCATCAGCTCCTGCTCCCAAAGCCGCAGTGGCGCCTGTGCGGGGAGGGCACCCCCATGGCTGCGCGCCGGCTTTCTGCGTGGTCAGAGCTGGCCGGGGCTGATATCTCTGCGCGATGCTTACCACCCACCCAGGGAAGTCTTCCTGGCTAATCATTCTGTTTTCCCagagcaggtgggggcagggcctCTCCCTGTCCATTATCTGGCAACAGCGAggcactgagcacccaggcagaACATTCTGGGTTTTGCTTGAATTAGCCAGGAAACAGCAGGGAATGTTTGAGATACGTGAATATTTGTGGCTCTGCAAGCCCAGAATCAACAAACAATAATCAGCAAATCAACAAAAATTATACCAACAATCAACAAATAATAATACACCAGGAATCCACAAGTAGCAGGAGCGAGACTAAGTATTCTGGAACCTCTCAGCTCGTTGATGGCCCTTCCTCAGTTTGCTGAGCACCTCCACGAGTCCAGCCCGGGTACCTCAAACCTGCTACCCTGTTCCTGGTGCTCTTTCCCAGGGAAGGGAGTCAGAGCTCGGAGAGGCCGTAGGGTACAAGCGCCCAGAAAACAGAGCGACAGCAAGGACATGGGTGCAGGCAGCTCATCTGGGAAAGGATCCAGGGAAGCAGGCAGGAGACCCAGACAGAGCCACTGCAGGCAGAGGGCTAGAGCTGCTCACCTCTGCAAACTCTCAGGGCTCAATCTGCTGGGGACGCTGAGACACCATCTAGCAAGCACCCTGGGACGGCAATCAAAAGGCAGGAAGGCTGGGAGCTGGCCTGGGGCTCTCCTGGCTTCAGGGAGACCCGAGACCCTTGAGGCTCATCACCCAGCACCGTCCACCTTGGCTCTGCAGATACTGGGGTACAGGCTAGGGACACCCTGAGAGCCTGGCCCAGGTGCATTCTTCACACCATGTGGCCTTGGAAAAGGAGGTGACAATGATGTCAAGAAGGCCTGCTCCTACAAAATGCCCCAGAGAGTCACAGGCCAACAAAAGCCTTTGCTTTTCAACCACAGCAATGCACTCTAGGAgcctcctgcccagagctcagTGACCCTACTACTGGGTCCCCTGTCATCAGGAACAAGGATGTGGTCACAAAGCAGGGTGTCCCCACTTTGGCAAAGCCTGCATGGATGAGGACAGACATCCAGGGCAGCTCTGTCAGGGCCCAGATGGGGGAGAGGAATCCAGGGCTTAGGGGGTCAGGGTGGGGCTCTTGAGAGCAACCACTGGGGCCCTAGGAGGAAGTCACAGGGTTGTCGGAGGTCCAGAATGCAGACAAGTCCATCCAGAAGTGTCTGTGTTTTATGCTGTGTGTACTGGCTAAGCTGTGTTTCCAAGAACTGGCTCACTGCTGGCGGGTGCCCTGCGGTGTGGGGGGCCAGAGGTGCCTGGCTCCTACCCGCACGTGCTGGAGGTCCACGCAGCTGCCCTCAGACCTCACCTGCACTGCTCAGGAGCTGCATGACCCTCCGTGAGttacttcccctctctgggcttcagaggTGATGGAACCTCCGCATGGGGGCGGTAGTGAGTATTAAGTGAGAGAAGGGGGTACACTCAGGGCCCAGGGAGAGCCAGCACTGGGGGGGGGGCTACCACTGTTATGATTATCATTACAGTCATCACCGTGATTGGACAGGCTGCCCTTTCTTTTCAAGATGCTCTGTGTGGCTTCTCTCATGACCCTCTTTTGGGGCCATGGCTGATCAGCTCCTGTggcccctccccactgtccctcctttcttctcctccctcctcctccgtcaggatttgaatcctggcaGGAGCCAGCTAAGGCCACAGCCTAGTGCCAAGCCCTCCCTGTGGAGGCTGGGGGACAGGTCTGGAGGGTGGGGTATGGGCTtaggtgggaggggaagaggggtgaGGACCTGTGTGTGCACCTAATATTTAGAGAGCAGCTCTTTTTAACCCAGAGCAAACGGAGAGGGAAAAAGGCATTCATGGAGCTTTCCCCCAATTTATAGTGAAAATACCTTTATGGATACCCATAGACAGAAATTATACCCTCACAATAAATACTTCCTAGATTATTTTGCAGGTGAAtgggcctgcctgcctgcatgtcACCAGAATGTTCTCTCCAGGTGTAACTGGGAGTCTGGTGGGTCCCAGGCTGTTTCCTGGGCCATGTGTGTGGTGGAGGTTAAGGCAGCCTGGGGACCCTCTACAGCCAACACCCCAATTCCCCCTCTTCTCTTGCCACTTTACCCACCAACCAGGGCCAGGTGCTACGGGACCCCATCCTGCCTGAGACCTCTGCTCTGCTCCACTGGCTCGGCCCCTTCCTCACAGACTCGGGCTCAGGGCCATCTTGCCTCTAGCCCTGGCCCTACTTCCTCACTTCCTAGGAGCTGCCTACCTGTCCTCGAGGGTTCCTGCCCCTCCATGGCAGAGAAATGGTTTGGGCCAGTCTTCTGGAACCTCTGGACCTGATGCCCTTTACAGCCTCGAGCTATGACTGAGAAAAGAGCACCTCTTCCTAAAGATACCTTGTTACACGTGATGGCAAGTGGCCACACATGCTGTGTGATTAGAGCACTGCCCTTTTCTGTATACAGGCTTTAGATACCCGCACTGGGAGTGGCGCCTTCCTAGATGTCTGACTCCGTGAAATGCACAACCTGTGCGACTTCACGGGGCTACCCTGGAAGGGCCCTTCTTTGGAGCTGCCTAATGCAGTTGCTCTTTCAACAGTGCGCTCTGAACCACGTCTGTGCCCTGATGGGATCTCTTCAGTTACCTCTAGATTCCTCTCCACATCCTTTAGGCCCTGCCCCTTGCCAGCTTTCTCCAGGATTCCCTCTATTAGGCTGGGCTCCAGCTCACCTCAGAAAGGCCTTCCCAGCTACTGGGCTTTCCTGGAGGGCTCATGCCCTGATTCATCTGTGatttatatttgctgtgggatcgTGTTCTGATGGTCTCCTGACTGCAGGTGCTGTGGGGAGCCCCGAGTGCTGACGGCCAGTGTGGCCCCACCTGCAGAAGGCCTGTCCCAAGGAGGTCCTGGGCAGAAAAGGACTGAATGAATAACCAAGGTCTCCTCGAAACTTGCCTCTCTGCTGTTCTCAGCACCTGCACCGCCTGGCCAATCTCCCAACCCTCGGCTCCTCCTGGGTCCCCCTCTCAGCAGTGGCACCACCATCCACTCAAGCACCAATCCCCCCTCCTGGTCCCCAGGCCACAAACCCTGTCTCTGCAGCCTCTATCGGCGTCCCAAAACCAAGCCTCTTGTCTTATGCTCCTTGCCCAGCTCAGGCCCTCGGCACCCTCCCCAGGAACCCACCTCCACCCTCCACAACTCTGTTCTTCACATGGGCCAGCAGGAGGTTTGTCCAGAATGCATACCTGGCCAGCACCCCCTTCTTCTGTGGCTGCCCTTGGCCCTAAGGTAAACCCCAGCCTCCTGGGCCTTCAGCACCCTGGCTCTCTATCTGGATGTCCTCGGCTGGCCGGCTCAGATATCCCCTCTCAGGAAACCCCTGCAATGACCCCAACGCCCCCCCCCACACGCTCTGGGTACACCCCCACATGTCCACATTGTGGGCATGAAGTTGTTTCCCCACTAAAGGGAAGCCCTTTACGGCCAAGACCATGTCAAGACCTCATATTCCCTCCCCTTGGGGCAGACTCAGCCCTGGCCCATGGTCATCATTCTTTATCTGCTTTGGTCACTCAGGGTTCAGATCTCTGGCTGGCCACGGGAGCTACTGTGTGTTCTGGAGCAGAGACACATCAGTGGTGATTTCTGAAGGACCGGAGCGGCCAAGAGGTCCTAGGCTGGCAGCCTGTGCACAGCAGCGGCAGCCCCAGTTTTTCGGAATGGGACTCATTAGGGTGCTGCTGGTCTCGGGCACGAGGGGCCTCTGCTGTGCCCACCTAGTGTCCCACCTAGCACCTAGTAGGAAAGGGATGTGTACAGGTGGAAAGGTCTCTAAGTGGAGCCCCTCCTGGGTGGCATGAGAATGAGGTCCTGAGGAGGAAAGTTCAGAGGGAACCAGTAGGGTGTGTGGATAGGGGAGAGCAGACACCTGTGCCCCAAATGTGCATAAAAACGTCCAGTCGGTACAGCCTGTCTTCCCTTCCCTCTACCGTCCATCACTCCATCACAACGACCTCAGCCCAACACCTCTACTCCTGTCAGGAGGGAGCAACAACCACTAGGTCGCCAGCCAGAGGGCCCTACGGCCCCAGAGAGGCTGGTGGGAGATCCCACAGACAGACGCCGGCTGAATCCTGGGAGGTGATGAGCTCACCGTCCAGCAAGGCTGATTTTCATCTTCTAAGTATAGACGAAATTGCATTCTTGGAATATATATAAATCCTTATTTTGGGGTTGGCCAATTGGTGCCAACATCTGATGTCgacaagaggtttttttttgccTGTCTGTATCTTCAGGACGGTGGTATATCGGGAAGGTTGGTCACTTGACCAATGGTCAACCTGAACAGCTCTGGCCTGAGAGGGGGACAGAATGGGTTTAGGAAGCCCAGGATTTGTGAGCTAATTCCTCTAGTGACAGTGCACACAGAAAAGAGCTGGTGGCCCTGAGAAGTCACTCAAGGACACCcgccttttcatttattttgataggtggaatttagttttaattatttaagagaaTACTTCATGagatattttcaaagagaaatgagATCTTAATAATCTAAGCTCTCATTACAGCCCTCAGCTATTAAATCTTTATACAATTCTGCTGGAAACTCAGGAGGAGGCTGGGATTGCAGGACCGTGGACTCGGGGTCTGAGTGAGTGGAAAGCGGTGGCTCCAGTGTGGCTGTTATCTCCCCATCTGGGGCCTCAAGTTCAAAGGGTGAGGACTGCTTCCCAGGGTGAAAGTGCAGGAGGGAGGAATATGCTCACaaccactgagaatggggaaactgaggcaggggtgGAACCAGCTGCTGGAATCCATTGGGGTTGTCTAAGGAGACCTGGAAGCTGTCTTCCACAAAGCTGGCTTACTCTCACTCTTGCTAAAGTTAACCCCACTCTAAAAGTGGGGAATTTTAGTACCTCAGGGGAGAGGTTGGGTTTGTTATTTTTACTACCCCAAGTTAAACCATGCATGTCCACTGTCTGTGCTCATCACTGGGGCCTTATTTCCACTCCCCTGATTCTCTCCTCCCGCCTCCAGGGCGCTCTGGCTCACAGAAACTGGGCCCTGACTCAGCAGGCCTTTGACCACAGTGCTGCCTGTTAAGAAGAAATGCctggtgaggaccctgtgggtgGACCCTTCTCTCTCCAGATTGCCTACCATCTCCTCAGAGGCTCCCACTCCtgacctccaccaccaccccagctCCCTTGGGTCTCCCCACGGTGTGCTACAGGAGCCTCATCTGCACACATCCAAGGTCATCACAGCCAGACCCACTGTCCTCACACCTCCCGCCCCAGGCACCTAAACTGGAGCACCTGAGGCCTCAGAGTCCCCTCAAGTCCTGTCGACGTCAGAGCCTCAGCCCACCTCAGATCAGTGCCAACTTCCCACCTGCCAAACGCAGGCTGGGCCTCTGCTCAGACCTTTGGCATCGCTGTCCTCAGGCCTGGCAGCTGCCCACTGTGCCCGTGGCCTGGTCTGCTCTGCCTGGAGTTCCTTTCCTGAAGCGGATCTGAGCAACCTGTCACCCGTCCATCAGCAGCCTCTGCCTGGAGCCCACATCTAGGACTCGGGCCTGCTCCTGACCTCCCCACCAGGGCTAGAGACAAGCACTGAGGGTGACCGCTGGCCCTCCGTGTCCCGAGTGCACAACAGCCTGGTGTCTCCCTGCCTCGGCCCATCTCAGGTCTGATGCCTGAAGACTACACCTCTCCTCCTAGGCCTGGAAAGCCCCAGCTGGTGTCGAGAGGCAGTTTAACAGCTGCTTCCTTCGGGGAGCCTTAGGAACCTAACGGGCGTCCCGGAATTAGTGAGGGAAGGAATGCACGAATTCTTCTCCCGGAGAGAGGGAAGTGGCCCTTTGTCCCCCGTTACCTGCCACCATCACTGTGGACTCACAGCACGTCTGAACCAGGAGGCACGTGGAAATCATCTGGGCCCCTTCACTGATGACGAAATTGCCTCGGAGAAACCGAGGCGGGGTCGGCAGCGGGAGCACACCCTGCCGTGCGCCTCATCAGAGCCTTCTCCCCGGCAGCCCTCAGAGCCCCGAGGCTCCTCGCGTTGGCGGGTTCCTACAAGCCGTGGGCTCGGTGTCAGGGGTAAAGCACACAAAGCACAGATCCAAGTGAGAGGTTCCGCCTCCGGCAGCCGATCCTAGAGCCCAGCACACGTTATCAGTCACAGACGGAGACCAAAGACGCAGGCAAGCGTTGGAAGAAGGGTGGatgtttccagaagaaaataaacaggtgGTTAGTGAGAAACCTGTTGGAAACATGCCTGCTGCCGTCCGGGCCCCGGCCGCGGAGACCCCCGTCGGCGACGCCCCGTCGTCACAGCCTGGGGGGCTCTGCAGCTGCCCGCCGGCTGGGAAGCTTCAGCGGCGACTGCAGCGGGGCTCCGGGCGCGGCGGCGCCACCCTGAAGGGCCGTTCTCCTACACTGTTCCCCGGCCACCCTCGCCACCCTCCGGTGAGTCCCCAAATGGTTACGAAGTGACTGACGAGGTTCTGGGAGCCAACCGCAGCCCGAGCCGAACGTTAACAGAAGAAGGAAATTACCTCCGTCTCCGCGCCTCCTATCCGCCTCGACGCCTTTCCCAACATGCCTCAGCAGCTAGCCGCTCACATCTGATTGGCTCGGACTGGGTCACATGCCCTGTCCTAAGCCAGCCATTGGCTAGCAGAGCCATCGGCTCAGCCTATCAGAGTTTGCCCCCGAGTCACATGGCAGAGCCCGGCCCGCCTCCTCAGCACGCGCAGGAGCAAGCACGTGCTCCGTGTGGGTTCAGGACCCCGGAGGCGGCTCTCGGGagtcctcacagcagccctgccGAGGCCACTGCACCCGGGTCAGGGAACCAGGAAGACGGGGCCGTGCAGCACGTCACCCAAAGGCCCACAGCCTGTAGGAgggggagctgggatttgaacccagaccttAGCTGTCGCCACAGCCATCCAGTGCAAGTCCTTTGTACGACTTAGGTGTGATTTGCATACCGTAAAGTGGTATCGCTTTTTTGAAGCGTACAATTCAGTGGTTGTTGGTATATTCACGAGGttgggcaaccatcaccacaatcaattttagaacaagCTCgttacccccaaaagaaaccatTGGTCCTGTAGCAGTCACCCCTTTATTAACCCCCATATTGCCCTTGGTCACCACtcatctactttctttctctggatTTGCCTGTTTGGGACATTTTACATAATGGGATCGTAGGCCGTGTGGTCCTTTTGTGTCCAGCTTCTTCCACTTAACATGATCATATCggggttcatccatgttacagCATGTATCACTACTTCCTACCTTTTATTGCCAAATactgttccattgtatggatacttcatgtgtttattcattcatcagctgAGGCACATCGGCTATTTCCTCCTCTTGGCTGTCAGAACtgatgctgccatgaacattcgTGAACAATTTTTATACGGACAGATGTTCTCATCCTCTAGAGTACATGCCTTGGAATGAAACTGCAGGTAAAAGTCTCTTTTTAGGAGGTGAAAGCACCGACATATTGAAGGAGTTAGTGGGTGGGGTTAGTGTTTTGAGCACTGGAGAGGGAATTAGGAGGTTGTGCTCTGAGCTGCTGACTGGGGACTGTAGGATCTTGGCCAAAGGCCTTCTCTCGTGGATCCCAGTGACATGGGTGCTGGAGTGGATGAGCCCAGCCCTTAGAAGGCACCTGCATGCACGCTTCCTTCCTGGGGAAGGAGCCACAGTTTCTCTGGCACTGTGCTGGCAAGAGATGGTGGTGCCCCTCCACACAGGGCAGAGAGGGCACAAGATGAGGGCATCTGCCCTGGTTTTGGCTCCCTGACCAGGCCCTTTGGCCCTCAGAGACAGGAAGCCCCTGCCCTCTTGCTGTAATCAGCATCAGTTTATCATTTGCTCTTTAATACCTGCGTGGCTTTACTCCACCGTATCCACTTGGATTTGAAAGTAAACCTTAGCTAATTCGAATAAGATAGCCATGTAAAGCTCAGCcagaaatttaattatatttactaaacagctaataaatatttactacaaATCTCATTGCTCCATAAAATTGAAGACCGTCCCTTCTGCTTGCTTTCTTGGCTTTGAGGTAAGgctgagggagaaagggagagagaaggggagagagagggtccAGCCTGTTTCCAGGTGACAGCATAAACGTGGTCCTTCAGTTGGGTTTCTTGTAATGAGACCCAATCACTCCCAAGTTCCTTTGATCTCAGCTTGATCATTTTATTCAGAAAGCAAGCTCTTACAAGGGTTTATTTCAGTTGCAATTCCAAACCAGATCTCTTTGATTATGTGTGGGAAGCTTACAAAATTTTCCACTGAGATGATTTTTGAATTAAGTGAAAACTTAGCAGTTTTACAATTTTTGAATTGTAGATTTTCACCTCCCCTTTTGGTCTCATAAGTCCATCGCTGGGtgtttttaaatctgaaatttgCCATAGGCTGAGTCCTCGAAGAAAGATATATAcccttgacatttaaaaaaaattaatggaaaagcACTAAATCCCTTCAAATGCTACATTGAAATGTAGTTACAGCTCTTTCTTCATGCCCAGTGAGAATTTAATCATAGCAAAATCTTAATGTTTAATATTGAAATCTTTATCCAAGAGACCCAAAAATTGTTTTGTAAGAAGGAGCAGCTTGGCATTTCCTAAACCTGCTGACACAATTCCCTGACTCTAATTTGAGGCTGTAATAACGGGAGAGATGACTCAGTGACCCTGACTTTTGCCCAAATCCAAAGTTTGGGGCCCCAAGGGCAAAAAGCTTGGACTTAGACAAGGGGCACTGCT comes from the Canis aureus isolate CA01 chromosome 9, VMU_Caureus_v.1.0, whole genome shotgun sequence genome and includes:
- the LOC144321186 gene encoding uncharacterized protein LOC144321186; this encodes MFPEENKQVVSEKPVGNMPAAVRAPAAETPVGDAPSSQPGGLCSCPPAGKLQRRLQRGSGRGGATLKGRSPTLFPGHPRHPPLRHIGYFLLLAVRTDAAMNIREQFLYGQMFSSSRVHALE